A genomic window from Haliaeetus albicilla chromosome 10, bHalAlb1.1, whole genome shotgun sequence includes:
- the TPCN1 gene encoding two pore channel protein 1 isoform X5 produces MNYQEAAIYLQEGENNDKFFTHPKNAKALAAYLFAHNHLFYLMELSTALLLLLLSLCEAPAVPMLRLGIFVHATLELFALIVVVFELSMKMRWLGFQTFIRHKRTMVKTCVLFVQFIEAIVVLVRQTSHVRITRALRCIFLVDCRYCGAVRRNLRQIFQSLPPFIDILLLLLFFMVIFAILGFYLFSPNHSDPYFNTLENSLVNLFVLLTTSNFPDVMMPSYARNPWSCVFFIVYLSIELYFIMNLLLAVVFDTFNDIEKRKFKSLLLHKRTAIQHAYRLLITKQRPSGISFKHFEGLLRFYKPRMCARERYLTFKALNQSNTSLVSLKDFYNFYEVVGLKWKAKRNREHWFDDLPRTAFLIFKGINILVKSRVFQYTMYTVVAVNGIWILVETFMLQGGNFFSRNVPWSYIVFLTIYGVELLLKTTGLGPIEYLSSGWNLFDFSVTLFAFLGLMALAFNMEPFYFIVVLRPLQLLRLFKLKKRYRNVLDTMFELFPRMASLGLTLLIFYYCFAIVGMEFFAGVVYPNCCNTSTVADSYRWVNHTVGNKTVVEEGYYYLNNFDNILNSFVTLFELTVVNDWYIIMEGVTSQTTHWSRLYFMIFYIVTMVVMTIIVAFILDAFVFRMNYTRKNQDSEEDNGIVLEKEISKEEVVGIIELYKRSSAATETAQLQKIVLQMDKYGQMSTLFLGRRSRTKSDLSMKMYEEEIQEWYEEHSRKEDSQTPLQEPASASNSSLKPLSLRQRSQTVI; encoded by the exons ATGAACTACCAAGAGGCAGCAATCTACCTCCAG gaaggagaaaataatgaTAAGTTCTTCACTCACCCCAAAAATGCCAAAGCACTTGCTGCCTACCTCTTTGCACACAATCACCTTTTCTACCTAATGGAGCTGAGCACAGCACTGCTTCTCCTGTTGCTGTCTCTCTGCGAGGCACCAGCTGTTCCTATGCTCCGTCTTGGCATCTTT GTCCATGCAACCCTGGAGCTGTTTGCGTTAATTGTGGTAGTCTTTGAACTCTCAATGAAGATGAGGTGGCTGGGCTTCCAAACCTTTATCAGGCACAAAAGGACTATGGTAAAG ACTTGCGTGCTGTTTGTACAGTTCATAGAAGCCATCGTGGTGTTGGTACGCCAAACCTCGCACGTCCGGATAACGAGAGCTCTGCGCTGTATCTTCTTGGTGGACTGCCGTTACTGTGGTGCCGTCAGAAG aaatctgCGACAGATCTTCCAGTCCCTCCCACCATTTATTGACAttcttctcctcctgcttttcttcatggTGATTTTTGCCATCCTGG gtttttacttgttttctccCAACCACTCAGATCCG tacttCAATACCTTAGAGAACAGCCTCGTGAATCTCTTCGTGCTTTTGACCACTTCAAA TTTCCCTGACGTGATGATGCCATCTTATGCCCGGAACCCCTGGTCCTGTGTCTTCTTCATAGTGTATCTCTCCATTGAGCTGTACTTCATCATGAACTTG cttctcGCTGTTGTGTTCGACACTTTCAATGACATCGAGAAAAGGAAGTTTAAGTCCTTGCTGCTGCACAAGCGCACAGCCATACAGCATGCCTACCGCTTGCTGATCACCAAACAG AGGCCGTCTGGAATTTCCTTCAAGCACTTTGAAGGGCTGTTGCGGTTTTACAAGCCTCGGATGTGTGCCAGAGAGCGATATCTCACTTTCAAAGCACTGAATCAAAGCAATACTTCTTTAGTCAG tctAAAGGATTTTTACAATTTCTATGAAGTTGTTGGCTTAAAATGGAAG GCAAAACGAAATCGCGAGCACTGGTTTGATGACCTTCCACGGACAGCattccttatttttaaag GCATCAACATCCTTGTGAAGTCCCGTGTGTTCCAATACACCATGT aTACTGTGGTGGCTGTGAATGGAATTTGGATTCTTGTTGAAACCTTCATGCTGCAAG GAGGGAATTTCTTCTCCAGAAACGTCCCGTGGAGCTACATAGTCTTCCTCACAA TCTATGGCGTGGAGCTGCTCCTGAAGACCACTGGACTGGGGCCCATTGAGTACCTGTCCTCTGGTTGGAATCT ctttgACTTCTCAGTCACCCTGTTTGCATTTTTGGGGCTCATGGCACTGGCATTTAACATGGAGCCATTCTACTTCATTGTGGTCTTGCGACCCCTTCAGCTGCTGAG GCTATTTAAATTGAAGAAGCGCTACAGAAATGTCCTGGACACTATGTTTGAGTTGTTCCCCCGGATGGCCAG CCTGGGTTTAACCCTGCTGATCTTCTACTATTGCTTTGCCATTGTTGGCATGGAGTTCTTTGCTGGTGTGGTCTACCCGAACTGCTGCAA CACAAGCACAGTCGCAGATTCCTATCGCTGGGTGAATCATACAGTTGGCAACAAGACGGTTGTGGAAGAAGGTTATTACTATCTCAACAACTTCGACAACATTTTGAACAGCTTTG TCACGCTGTTTGAGCTGACAGTCGTCAATGACTGGTACATCATCATG GAAGGGGTGACATCCCAAACCACTCACTGGAGCCGTCTTTACTTCATGATCTTCTATATTGTGACCATG GTGGTGATGACAATCATCGTGGCTTTTATTCTGGATGCTTTTGTCTTCCGCATGAACTACACTCGGAAGAACCAAGATTCAGAAG AAGACAATGGCATTGTGCTGGAGAAGGAGATCTCCAAGGAGGAAGTGGTTGGCATAATCGAGCTGTACAAGCGGAGCTCAGCTGCCACTGAAActgcacagctgcagaaaattGTTTTGCAGATGGACAAATACGGG CAAATGTCAACACTGTTTCTGGGACGCAGATCAAGGACCAAGAGTGATTTGAGTATGAAGATGTATGAGGAGGAGATACAG GAATGGTATGAGGAGCATTCCAGAAAAGAGGACTCTCAGACACCGTTGCAAGAGCCTGCATCTGCTTCCAACAGCTCTCTGAAGCCCCTGAGCCTCCGACAACGCTCCCAGACTGTCATTTAG